The window AAAGCTCCACCAATTTCTGCACCGCTGGTACCAATGTTCACATTGGCGATACCGCAATCACTGCCTTTGTGTGATAAGAATTGTTCTGCTTCGCGCATGTTCAGCGTCATGATAGCAGATGACAAACCTTGTGGCACACCATTCTGCAAAGCGATGGCCTCATCAATCGTTTTGTAAGACATGATGTAGAGAATAGGCGCAAAGGTTTCATGCTGTACGATTGGCCAATGGTTCTCCACTTCAGCGATACAAGGTTGTACATAACAGCCACTTTCAAATCCAGCACCGCTGAGTACGCCACCATCTACAATAAATTTGCCGCCTTGTTGCTTACAAGCTTCAATTGAATGGAGGTATTGTGCAACAGCATCCTTGTCAATCAATGGCCCAACATGATTCTTCACATCCAATGGATTGCCGATGCGTAACTGCTGATATGCTTTGGTTAATTTCTGTTTGAATGCTTCGTAAACTTTTTCATGAATGATGAGTCTGCGGGTAGTGGTACATCTTTGTCCCGCAGTGCCCACAGCACCGAACACAGCTCCCACAATGGTCATATCTAAATCAGCCTGATCAGAAATGATGATGGCATTATTACCGCCTAGTTCCAAAATCGTTTTACCCAAACGAGCACCTACAGCAGCACCCACTGCTTTACCCATACGAGTAGAGCCAGTTGCAGAAATCAAGGGTACTCGGGTATCATTGCTCAACCATTCACCTACATCGCGACCACCTTGAACCAAACAGTTTACACCCTCGGGTACACCGTTCTTTTGAAAAACTTCGTCTGTCAGTTTTTGTACGGCAATACCACAAAGCGGTGTTTTCTCACTAGGTTTCCACACACATACGTCACCGCATACCCAGGCAAGAGCTGCATTCCAACTCCAAACAGCTACTGGAAAATTAAAAGCGGAAATAATACCCACAACACCCAGGGGATGCCATTGCTCATACATACGGTGCATGGGTCTTTCGCTATGCATGGTTAAACCGTATAGCTGACGAGAGAGGCCCACAGAAAAATCACAGATATCAATCATTTCCTGCACTTCACCCAAACCTTCCTGCAAGCTTTTACCCATTTCATAAC is drawn from Chitinophagales bacterium and contains these coding sequences:
- a CDS encoding aldehyde dehydrogenase family protein, with the protein product MDFLKQLNIEANNAGVSTGHEWIKSSGESISSYSPVDGQLIGTVQTADKAAYDATIAKAQEAFETWRMWPAPKRGEVVRQLGEALRAKKDALGKLVSYEMGKSLQEGLGEVQEMIDICDFSVGLSRQLYGLTMHSERPMHRMYEQWHPLGVVGIISAFNFPVAVWSWNAALAWVCGDVCVWKPSEKTPLCGIAVQKLTDEVFQKNGVPEGVNCLVQGGRDVGEWLSNDTRVPLISATGSTRMGKAVGAAVGARLGKTILELGGNNAIIISDQADLDMTIVGAVFGAVGTAGQRCTTTRRLIIHEKVYEAFKQKLTKAYQQLRIGNPLDVKNHVGPLIDKDAVAQYLHSIEACKQQGGKFIVDGGVLSGAGFESGCYVQPCIAEVENHWPIVQHETFAPILYIMSYKTIDEAIALQNGVPQGLSSAIMTLNMREAEQFLSHKGSDCGIANVNIGTSGAEIGGAFGGEKETGGGRESGSDAWKAYMRRQTNTINWSTQLPLAQGIKFDF